One window of the Nicotiana tabacum cultivar K326 chromosome 4, ASM71507v2, whole genome shotgun sequence genome contains the following:
- the LOC107824529 gene encoding uncharacterized protein LOC107824529: MVLLTPPRTPGRATATAIAGSSKRLMVNFIGSMSLLALWLKKASRGMKTQKLGGDSPKSPLAKPKKFFATISNKAINLRHKKKAEGELVDEDFGDGGLWQRGILMGDKCQPLDFSGVIYYDSNGNRLPEVPMRSPRASPLPSYLYASPKSAEVN, translated from the coding sequence ATGGTTCTGCTAACACCACCACGAACTCCGGGCCGGGCCACGGCTACGGCGATAGCGGGCTCGTCAAAGCGACTTATGGTGAACTTTATTGGTTCGATGTCTTTGTTAGCTTTGTGGTTGAAAAAAGCTAGCCGAGGAATGAAAACCCAAAAACTCGGGGGCGATTCGCCTAAATCGCCGTTGGCTAAGCCGAAGAAGTTTTTCGCGACGATTAGTAACAAGGCGATTAATTTGAGGCACAAGAAAAAAGCGGAAGGGGAGCTGGTTGATGAGGATTTTGGAGATGGAGGATTGTGGCAGAGAGGTATATTAATGGGGGATAAATGCCAGCCGTTGGATTTCTCCGGCGTGATTTATTATGATAGCAACGGGAATCGTTTGCCGGAGGTGCCGATGAGATCGCCGAGGGCAAGTCCATTGCCGAGTTATCTTTACGCTTCACCAAAGTCCGCAGAAGTGAATTAG